Proteins encoded by one window of Bacillus sp. SM2101:
- a CDS encoding CAP domain-containing protein: MILLVTSMPRAADGRTMMYKVQPGDSLWEIAVLYKVKLSLLIKENPQFPNPNMIFPGQVVYIPTNGVKTNLEDKIIQLTNAERSINGLQPLKVDPTLSSIARTKSADMRDKNYFSHISPTYGSTFNMLRAYGVHFHTGAENIAVGHSSAEEVVKFWMNNSGHRANVLNHDMTHIGVGYTTGGSHGHYWTQILVQK; this comes from the coding sequence ATGATCTTGCTCGTGACATCTATGCCTAGAGCTGCTGATGGAAGAACTATGATGTACAAAGTACAACCAGGTGATTCATTGTGGGAAATTGCAGTATTATATAAAGTAAAACTGTCATTATTAATTAAAGAAAACCCACAATTTCCGAATCCAAACATGATATTTCCTGGGCAAGTTGTGTATATACCAACAAACGGTGTTAAGACCAATTTAGAGGATAAAATAATTCAATTAACTAACGCTGAGCGCTCGATAAACGGTTTACAGCCATTAAAAGTAGATCCAACTCTCAGTAGTATCGCTAGAACTAAGTCGGCAGACATGCGAGATAAAAATTACTTTTCTCATATATCCCCAACATATGGTTCGACATTTAATATGTTGAGAGCTTATGGTGTTCATTTTCATACAGGGGCAGAAAATATTGCTGTAGGGCATAGCTCAGCTGAAGAAGTTGTGAAATTTTGGATGAATAATTCAGGACATAGAGCTAATGTTCTCAACCATGATATGACACATATAGGAGTTGGTTATACGACTGGTGGCAGTCACGGACATTATTGGACACAAATTTTAGTACAAAAATAA
- a CDS encoding CBS domain-containing protein: protein MNYVGDVMSTSVECCTPLDNVYEAAVKMKEYDVGAIPVVNKDELIGMITDRDLVIRGYAEKRSGSNSVINVMTEQLITCNPKTTVEEAANLMAEHQIRRLPVVEHGNMVGIVSLGDLAINNMSDESAGHALTEISETDELHH from the coding sequence ATGAATTATGTAGGCGATGTGATGTCAACGTCAGTCGAATGCTGTACCCCATTAGATAATGTATATGAAGCTGCAGTTAAGATGAAGGAATATGATGTAGGAGCCATTCCTGTAGTGAATAAAGATGAACTAATTGGTATGATTACAGATAGAGATCTAGTCATTAGAGGATATGCAGAGAAACGATCTGGTTCAAATTCAGTCATTAATGTAATGACTGAACAATTGATCACGTGTAACCCTAAGACTACTGTAGAAGAGGCAGCGAATCTCATGGCGGAACACCAGATTAGGCGTTTACCTGTTGTAGAGCATGGTAATATGGTAGGTATTGTATCTTTAGGAGATTTAGCTATTAATAACATGTCTGATGAAAGTGCGGGACATGCGCTAACTGAGATTTCGGAAACGGATGAACTACACCACTAA